A genomic segment from Pyrodictium occultum encodes:
- a CDS encoding phosphate-starvation-inducible PsiE family protein, with product MTGCDAEDEEKTRESRLVHIIAEIYEAFEIAALAALVTATSLAIADFFYTVLVHGFIYNEAVERILLIFVFIDLTRTVVGSLIEGRFRMDILFEAITIAVARDLIGTLALMGTSFDVTRTAVLTGMLATVVALWVLARRTEVREPAPLGVYRYLRKGRPSGKEAGKRRGGGKG from the coding sequence GTGACCGGCTGCGACGCTGAAGACGAGGAGAAGACCCGCGAAAGCAGGCTTGTACACATTATCGCGGAGATATATGAGGCCTTCGAGATTGCAGCCCTAGCGGCGCTCGTAACCGCGACCTCCCTAGCCATAGCCGACTTCTTCTACACAGTGCTCGTGCACGGCTTCATATACAACGAGGCGGTTGAGAGGATACTCCTCATATTCGTCTTCATAGACCTCACGCGCACAGTGGTAGGGAGCCTCATAGAGGGGCGCTTCAGAATGGACATACTCTTCGAGGCGATAACGATAGCCGTGGCGAGAGACCTCATAGGCACACTGGCACTCATGGGCACTAGCTTCGACGTTACGAGGACGGCGGTGCTTACCGGCATGCTGGCCACAGTGGTGGCGCTGTGGGTGCTGGCTAGGAGGACGGAGGTGCGGGAACCCGCTCCCCTGGGCGTGTATAGATACTTGAGGAAGGGGAGGCCGTCCGGCAAGGAGGCCGGAAAGAGGAGGGGCGGGGGAAAGGGCTAG